A portion of the Corynebacterium occultum genome contains these proteins:
- the dapE gene encoding succinyl-diaminopimelate desuccinylase, which produces MLDFSDPVTLAAALVDIPSPSHHETELADALEPALRAIPGVQVHRHGNTLLARTRRGLGERVILAGHIDTVPIVDNLPHRLVDGVLHGCGSVDMKSGLAVYLHTFWLLANDPGLNRDLTLIAYEGEEVSTEFNGLGHIEADLPEWLVGDIALLGEPSGAIIEAGCQGTLRLRITARGERAHSARAWLGENAAHKLAPVLTRIAAYQPRSVKIDECEYREGLNVVHLESGVTTNTIPDEAWLFLNFRFAPDRSVAGAEAHLREVLDFAGLEVEIDDAAPGALPGLGSPPAQELLSAVGGRFRAKYGWTDVARFAARGIPALNFGPGDPNFAHKKDEQCPVWMITGVVQTLRAWLT; this is translated from the coding sequence ATCCTGGATTTCAGCGACCCCGTCACACTGGCGGCGGCACTGGTCGATATCCCCAGCCCCTCCCACCACGAAACTGAGCTTGCCGACGCCCTGGAACCTGCCCTCCGGGCCATCCCCGGCGTGCAGGTCCACCGCCACGGCAACACCCTCCTTGCCCGCACCCGGCGCGGCCTGGGGGAGCGGGTGATCCTGGCGGGGCACATCGACACCGTGCCCATCGTCGACAACCTGCCGCACCGCCTGGTGGATGGGGTGCTCCACGGCTGCGGCAGTGTGGACATGAAATCCGGCCTGGCGGTCTACCTCCACACCTTCTGGCTCCTGGCCAATGATCCGGGGCTCAACCGGGATCTGACATTGATCGCCTATGAGGGGGAGGAGGTCTCCACCGAGTTCAATGGGCTCGGCCACATTGAAGCGGATCTGCCGGAATGGTTGGTGGGTGATATTGCCTTGCTCGGTGAGCCCAGTGGGGCGATCATTGAGGCAGGTTGCCAGGGAACCCTCCGGTTGCGCATCACCGCCCGGGGGGAAAGGGCCCACTCCGCCCGCGCCTGGCTGGGGGAGAATGCCGCCCATAAACTCGCCCCCGTGCTCACCCGCATCGCCGCCTACCAGCCCCGCAGTGTGAAGATCGATGAGTGTGAGTACCGCGAGGGGTTGAATGTGGTGCACCTGGAATCCGGGGTGACCACCAACACCATCCCGGATGAGGCCTGGCTCTTCCTCAACTTCCGTTTCGCCCCGGACCGCAGTGTGGCGGGGGCGGAGGCGCATCTTCGGGAGGTGCTCGATTTCGCGGGTCTGGAGGTTGAGATTGACGACGCCGCGCCGGGGGCCCTCCCTGGGCTGGGCTCACCCCCTGCCCAGGAACTGCTTTCCGCCGTCGGGGGTCGTTTCCGCGCCAAATACGGGTGGACGGATGTGGCACGCTTCGCTGCCCGCGGGATACCGGCCCTGAATTTTGGCCCGGGTGACCCCAATTTCGCGCATAAGAAGGATGAGCAGTGTCCGGTGTGGATGATCACCGGGGTGGTGCAGACCTTGCGGGCATGGCTCACCTGA
- a CDS encoding LOG family protein: MAPNITPSPDKRKLRGPMLLRTEGDQESTYDQRLFELGSDHDWLHADPWRILRIQGEFVAGFDALAGLPKAVCVFGSARIKEGEPWYEAGVEVGRKLVAADYAVITGGGPGLMEAPNRGAYEADGLSVGLGIELPHEQGLNDWVDLGLNFRYFFARKTMFLKYSEAFVCLPGGFGTLDELFEMLVMVQTKKVNNFPIVLLGTEFWAGLVDWIRGRLVDDGMISPGDTDLFLLTDSVDEAVEHIVEHHKNLRENLKKGQY; encoded by the coding sequence ATGGCTCCTAATATCACCCCCTCGCCCGATAAGCGCAAACTCCGCGGCCCGATGCTGCTGCGTACCGAGGGCGACCAGGAATCGACCTATGATCAGCGGCTCTTCGAACTCGGTAGTGACCATGACTGGTTGCATGCCGATCCCTGGCGCATCCTGCGTATCCAGGGTGAATTCGTGGCTGGTTTCGATGCGCTGGCTGGTCTGCCCAAGGCAGTCTGTGTCTTTGGTTCCGCCCGTATCAAGGAGGGTGAGCCCTGGTATGAGGCGGGTGTGGAGGTCGGACGCAAGCTGGTTGCGGCCGACTACGCCGTCATCACCGGTGGTGGCCCGGGGCTGATGGAGGCCCCGAACCGGGGTGCCTATGAGGCGGATGGTCTTTCCGTCGGTCTGGGTATTGAGCTGCCTCATGAGCAGGGTCTGAATGACTGGGTGGATCTCGGTCTGAACTTCCGTTATTTCTTTGCCCGCAAGACCATGTTCCTGAAGTATTCGGAGGCCTTCGTCTGTCTCCCCGGTGGTTTCGGCACTCTCGATGAGCTCTTCGAGATGCTGGTCATGGTGCAGACCAAGAAGGTCAACAATTTCCCGATCGTGCTCCTGGGCACCGAGTTCTGGGCGGGCCTGGTGGACTGGATCCGCGGCCGCCTGGTCGATGACGGGATGATTTCTCCTGGGGACACGGATCTCTTCCTGCTCACCGACTCGGTGGACGAGGCTGTTGAGCATATCGTGGAGCACCACAAGAATCTCCGGGAAAACCTTAAGAAGGGGCAGTACTAG
- the folP gene encoding dihydropteroate synthase — protein sequence MGILNRTPDSFYDQGATFADTAALQRVDEIIAEGASIIDIGGVKAGPGSEVDAAEEIDRVVPIIAAVHERHPGVRISVDTWRADVAAEAIKAGAGLINDTWAGYDPELMEVAGQYHVGYVCSHTGGITPRSRPHRAHFDDVVADVIRETTALAERAVDCGVPEELIFIDPTHDFGKNTFHGLELLRRIDELVATGWPVLMALSNKDFVGETVGRPVRERVAGTLAATAWAAARGVAAFRVHNVADTIDVLRMTAAIQGKAAPLHTVRGMA from the coding sequence ATGGGCATCCTCAACCGAACCCCGGATTCCTTCTACGACCAGGGTGCCACCTTCGCCGACACCGCTGCACTCCAGCGTGTCGATGAGATCATTGCCGAGGGTGCCAGCATCATTGATATCGGGGGTGTCAAGGCCGGCCCCGGCTCTGAGGTTGATGCCGCGGAGGAGATTGACCGGGTGGTGCCGATCATCGCCGCCGTCCATGAGCGTCACCCCGGGGTGCGGATCTCGGTGGACACCTGGCGGGCCGATGTTGCGGCGGAGGCGATCAAGGCCGGTGCCGGGCTGATCAATGACACCTGGGCCGGATATGATCCGGAGCTCATGGAGGTCGCCGGTCAGTACCACGTGGGCTATGTCTGTTCACACACCGGGGGTATCACCCCCCGTTCCCGTCCCCATCGCGCCCATTTCGATGATGTTGTCGCCGATGTCATCCGGGAAACCACCGCGCTGGCTGAAAGAGCGGTGGACTGTGGGGTCCCCGAGGAATTGATCTTCATTGACCCCACCCATGATTTCGGGAAGAATACCTTTCATGGTCTGGAGTTGCTGCGCCGCATTGATGAGCTGGTGGCCACCGGTTGGCCGGTGCTGATGGCCCTGTCGAATAAGGATTTCGTGGGGGAGACCGTGGGGCGCCCCGTCCGGGAGCGGGTCGCCGGAACCCTGGCGGCCACCGCCTGGGCCGCCGCCCGGGGGGTTGCCGCCTTCCGGGTGCACAATGTCGCCGACACCATCGATGTGCTGCGGATGACCGCTGCGATTCAGGGTAAGGCCGCCCCGCTGCACACCGTCCGGGGCATGGCATGA
- a CDS encoding glucosyl-3-phosphoglycerate synthase: MSISVIIPALNEEATVAAVVEAMLADAPAEVLVIDADSVDGTAAEAEAAGARVLNWREILPLEPWPGKGESLWRGVAAARGEVVVFIDADLTRPVPGMVNALAAPFQDPAIHLVKADYRRSYQGQPNGGGRVTELTAKPLLRLLFPALGGVNQPLAGEYALRRSTALDLPFVHGYGVEAGLLIDVMQRHGPAAIAQVDLGLRHHRNRPLAELGPMAEVVAATILARAGQGEIRERPALSAILDPLI; this comes from the coding sequence ATGAGTATTTCCGTCATCATCCCCGCCCTCAACGAGGAAGCCACCGTCGCCGCGGTGGTGGAGGCGATGTTGGCCGATGCCCCCGCCGAGGTTCTGGTGATTGACGCTGACTCCGTCGACGGGACCGCAGCGGAAGCTGAAGCAGCCGGGGCCCGGGTTCTCAATTGGCGTGAGATCCTCCCGTTGGAACCCTGGCCGGGTAAGGGGGAATCCCTCTGGCGGGGGGTGGCCGCCGCACGTGGGGAGGTGGTGGTCTTCATCGATGCGGACCTGACCCGCCCGGTGCCCGGGATGGTCAATGCCCTGGCAGCACCCTTTCAGGACCCGGCTATCCACCTGGTCAAGGCTGATTATCGACGTAGCTACCAGGGGCAACCCAATGGCGGGGGGCGGGTCACTGAGCTGACCGCCAAACCTCTGCTGCGACTGCTCTTCCCGGCGTTGGGTGGCGTCAATCAACCCCTGGCGGGGGAGTACGCCCTACGACGTTCCACCGCCCTCGACCTGCCTTTCGTCCACGGTTACGGGGTGGAGGCAGGGCTGCTTATCGACGTCATGCAGCGCCACGGCCCCGCCGCCATCGCCCAGGTGGACCTGGGGTTGCGGCACCACCGCAACCGCCCCTTGGCGGAACTGGGACCCATGGCCGAGGTCGTGGCCGCCACCATCCTGGCCCGTGCCGGTCAGGGGGAGATCAGGGAGCGTCCCGCCCTCTCCGCTATTCTCGATCCATTGATCTAA
- a CDS encoding cell division protein DivIVA has product MLTWIFLILALIVLTVLFTWIFGTLFGRGEILPPADEGEDVIQRNRECLAVRDLDGLSFDVVPRGYRPDQVEALIRDLKKQLANQGGNHPEILVEERNDL; this is encoded by the coding sequence GTGCTCACCTGGATTTTTCTTATTCTGGCGCTGATCGTGCTGACAGTGCTCTTCACTTGGATCTTCGGCACCCTCTTCGGGCGCGGGGAGATTCTGCCGCCGGCAGATGAAGGCGAGGACGTGATCCAGCGCAACCGGGAGTGCTTGGCGGTGCGGGATCTCGATGGTCTGAGTTTTGATGTGGTGCCGCGTGGTTACCGCCCGGATCAGGTGGAGGCGCTGATCAGGGACCTGAAAAAGCAGCTCGCCAACCAGGGTGGAAATCACCCCGAAATCCTTGTCGAAGAAAGAAACGACCTTTAG
- a CDS encoding DUF3117 domain-containing protein yields MAAMKPRTGSGPMEAVVESRKIVMRIPSDGGGRLVVELTKEEAAELGSLLSEVSA; encoded by the coding sequence ATGGCAGCGATGAAGCCCCGGACCGGTAGTGGCCCGATGGAAGCGGTAGTGGAAAGCCGCAAGATTGTCATGCGGATCCCTTCCGACGGTGGTGGACGACTCGTCGTCGAACTGACCAAGGAAGAGGCCGCTGAACTGGGTTCCCTGCTCAGCGAGGTTTCCGCATAA
- a CDS encoding methyltransferase domain-containing protein — MLSDIIDVLADPIDGTPLSGADDFSRLVSESGHSYDVAKQGYITLAGGAGLRYTGDDTAMVNSREVFLSRGHFAPFVEAVSMAVNDVLEDAGVPDNAHPVICEIGAGTGYYLAHTLDDVHGARGVGIDVSVAAAKHLAKCHPKVGAVVADAWARLPLRDESVDAITVIFAPRNPAEFARVLKPGGEVIVLTADAGHLAELREPLGIIDVEEGKVKRMIAQAEGHLVPVGESWPVEFEMNLDQDSITTQIGMSPSARHIDPADLKERILALPPSMKVTARAMITRLAKV; from the coding sequence ATGCTCTCCGACATCATTGACGTCCTCGCCGACCCGATCGACGGCACCCCGCTGTCCGGCGCCGATGACTTCTCCCGCCTGGTCTCCGAATCCGGACACAGCTATGACGTGGCCAAACAGGGCTATATCACGCTCGCCGGGGGTGCCGGACTGCGCTACACCGGGGATGATACCGCGATGGTCAACTCCCGTGAGGTCTTTCTTTCCCGGGGTCATTTCGCTCCCTTTGTGGAAGCGGTCTCCATGGCGGTCAATGATGTGCTCGAAGATGCCGGTGTCCCGGATAACGCCCATCCGGTGATCTGTGAGATCGGAGCCGGCACCGGCTACTACCTCGCCCACACCCTCGATGATGTGCATGGTGCCCGCGGGGTGGGCATCGACGTCTCCGTGGCAGCTGCCAAGCACCTCGCCAAGTGCCACCCCAAGGTCGGTGCCGTGGTGGCTGACGCCTGGGCCCGCCTGCCCCTGCGGGATGAGTCCGTAGATGCCATCACCGTCATCTTCGCCCCCCGCAACCCCGCCGAGTTCGCCAGGGTGCTCAAGCCCGGCGGTGAGGTGATCGTGCTGACCGCCGATGCCGGTCACCTGGCTGAACTACGCGAACCCCTCGGCATCATCGATGTCGAGGAGGGCAAGGTGAAGCGGATGATCGCGCAGGCGGAAGGCCACTTGGTGCCGGTGGGGGAGTCCTGGCCGGTGGAGTTCGAGATGAATCTGGACCAGGATTCCATCACCACCCAGATCGGCATGAGCCCCTCGGCCCGCCATATTGATCCGGCGGACCTGAAGGAGCGGATCCTCGCGCTGCCGCCGAGTATGAAGGTCACGGCGCGCGCGATGATCACCCGCCTGGCAAAGGTCTAA
- a CDS encoding GH32 C-terminal domain-containing protein: MSHRPELHVTPENGILDAPAGALLDGDTWHLFHQYRPTPDAPARWAHQMSEGSPFEWEVCEDVIAPEGEETLVRAGAVLAVDGGVNLYFTSVTEDGTAVHLARIDDLEATMEEVSDDLRVDPHVRRIGEVLGDRDGFTSFRSPCVVPDWVAEHDRTDGHRGWLMLAVSGSQTAPQLVMLTSTDAQEWEILGPLTFQGDTGLAADLPLVSPRLIRLQDEVDGEIYDILMVTIEHEGIDISGYLVGRLQGAEFEVHTPFSRIDFGHDFTRPRITNYTPGTVPEDQLYLSGSLFGLMNGVGRFDDESGHLSLREEGWVNCLSFPRILTLQNGLIYQTPPQGLPDQIPQSISAASWTGLCEIPTGSSLRVELIDAAGKVAAVVTHQGDLLTLDRSMNPHHEGDHLAQAPLAEGDTDSLSIFVDGSTVEVFADGGAIAMSSRVYIPGGCREFNALAEDGSEIIRCYERFPRSYDSSELPDYETENNFGEDDTYEGVVR; the protein is encoded by the coding sequence ATCTCTCACCGGCCGGAACTTCATGTCACCCCCGAGAACGGGATTCTGGATGCCCCCGCCGGGGCGCTGCTCGACGGAGACACCTGGCACCTCTTCCACCAGTACCGACCAACCCCGGATGCCCCGGCCCGCTGGGCCCACCAAATGTCCGAGGGTTCCCCTTTCGAGTGGGAGGTCTGTGAGGATGTCATCGCCCCGGAAGGTGAGGAGACTCTGGTGCGGGCCGGTGCGGTGCTGGCGGTTGATGGCGGGGTCAACCTCTACTTCACCTCCGTCACCGAGGACGGCACCGCGGTGCATCTGGCGCGGATCGACGACTTGGAGGCCACCATGGAGGAGGTCTCTGATGATCTGCGCGTGGACCCCCATGTCCGCCGGATCGGTGAGGTCCTCGGTGACCGCGATGGTTTCACCAGCTTCCGTTCTCCCTGTGTGGTGCCGGACTGGGTCGCTGAACATGACCGCACGGACGGACACCGTGGCTGGCTGATGCTGGCGGTCAGTGGTTCCCAGACTGCCCCGCAGCTGGTCATGCTGACCTCCACCGATGCTCAGGAATGGGAGATCCTGGGCCCGTTGACCTTCCAGGGAGACACCGGCCTGGCCGCGGATCTACCGCTGGTCAGCCCCCGCCTGATCCGCCTGCAGGATGAGGTCGACGGTGAGATCTACGACATCCTCATGGTCACCATCGAACATGAGGGCATCGACATCTCCGGTTATCTGGTGGGTCGTCTGCAGGGCGCGGAGTTCGAGGTACACACCCCCTTCAGCCGCATTGACTTCGGCCATGACTTCACCAGGCCGCGCATCACCAACTACACCCCGGGCACCGTCCCCGAAGATCAGCTCTACCTCAGCGGTTCCCTCTTCGGCCTGATGAATGGGGTGGGCCGTTTCGATGATGAGTCCGGGCATCTGAGCCTGCGGGAGGAAGGCTGGGTGAACTGTCTTTCCTTCCCCCGTATCCTGACCTTGCAGAATGGCCTGATCTACCAGACTCCGCCCCAGGGGCTGCCCGATCAGATCCCGCAGTCCATTTCCGCGGCCTCCTGGACCGGGCTCTGCGAGATTCCCACCGGGAGCTCGCTGCGGGTGGAGCTTATCGACGCCGCGGGCAAGGTCGCTGCAGTAGTCACCCACCAGGGTGATCTGCTTACCCTGGACCGCTCCATGAACCCCCACCACGAGGGTGATCACCTGGCCCAGGCCCCACTGGCCGAGGGGGACACCGACTCGCTCTCAATCTTCGTGGACGGCTCCACGGTGGAGGTCTTCGCGGATGGTGGGGCGATCGCCATGTCCAGCCGAGTCTATATTCCGGGTGGCTGCCGGGAGTTCAACGCCCTCGCCGAAGACGGAAGCGAGATCATCCGCTGCTATGAGCGTTTCCCCCGCTCCTATGACTCCTCCGAGCTTCCCGACTATGAGACGGAGAACAACTTCGGTGAGGATGACACCTATGAGGGTGTGGTCCGTTAG
- the glgA gene encoding glycogen synthase has product MRVAMMSREYPPEVYGGAGVHVTELTRFMREITQVDVHCMGAPRDAEGVYVHGVDPALENANPAIKTLSTGLRMAEAAAEAEVVHSHTWYAGLGGHLAGKLHGIPHIATAHSLEPHRPWKREQLGGGYEVSSWSERNAMEYADAVIAVSARMKDSILEAYPRIDADRVHVVLNGIDTELWAPRPTFEAAEDSVLSKLGVDPNRPIVAFVGRITRQKGVEHLIKAAAHFDEGVQLVLCAGAPDTPEIAAHTKALVEELQAQREGIFWVQEMLDKQGIQEILTAADTFVCPSIYEPLGIVNLEAMACGTAVVASDVGGIPEVVLDGKTGTLVHYEESDPEGFERDIAAGVNAMVADKERARTFGEAGRQRAVNDFSWATIAQQTVDIYRSLL; this is encoded by the coding sequence ATGAGAGTCGCGATGATGAGCAGAGAATACCCGCCGGAGGTTTACGGTGGCGCCGGCGTCCATGTCACCGAACTGACCCGCTTCATGCGGGAGATCACCCAGGTTGACGTCCACTGCATGGGTGCCCCCCGGGATGCTGAGGGGGTGTACGTCCACGGTGTCGATCCGGCCCTGGAGAACGCAAACCCCGCGATCAAGACCCTTTCCACCGGCCTGCGCATGGCGGAGGCCGCTGCTGAGGCAGAGGTCGTCCACTCCCATACCTGGTACGCCGGGCTGGGTGGCCACCTGGCGGGCAAGCTGCACGGCATCCCCCATATCGCCACTGCCCACTCCCTGGAGCCGCACCGCCCCTGGAAGCGCGAGCAGCTCGGTGGCGGCTATGAGGTCTCCTCCTGGTCGGAGCGCAATGCCATGGAGTATGCGGACGCGGTCATCGCGGTTTCTGCCCGGATGAAGGACTCCATTCTCGAGGCCTACCCCCGGATCGACGCGGATCGCGTGCATGTGGTCCTCAACGGCATCGACACCGAGCTCTGGGCCCCTCGCCCCACTTTCGAGGCTGCCGAGGACTCCGTCCTCAGCAAGTTGGGTGTGGATCCGAACCGCCCGATCGTCGCCTTCGTCGGCCGCATCACCCGCCAGAAGGGTGTGGAGCACCTGATCAAGGCCGCCGCACACTTCGATGAGGGTGTGCAGCTGGTGCTCTGCGCCGGCGCCCCGGACACCCCGGAGATCGCCGCCCACACCAAGGCCCTGGTGGAAGAGCTGCAGGCTCAGCGTGAGGGTATCTTCTGGGTGCAGGAGATGCTGGACAAACAGGGCATCCAGGAGATCCTCACCGCGGCCGACACCTTCGTCTGCCCCTCCATCTATGAACCGCTGGGCATCGTGAACCTTGAGGCCATGGCCTGCGGCACCGCTGTCGTCGCCTCTGATGTGGGTGGCATCCCAGAGGTCGTCCTGGACGGCAAGACCGGCACCCTGGTCCACTATGAGGAGTCGGACCCGGAGGGCTTCGAACGTGATATCGCCGCCGGGGTCAACGCCATGGTCGCCGATAAGGAGCGTGCCAGGACTTTCGGTGAGGCTGGTCGGCAACGTGCGGTGAATGATTTCTCCTGGGCCACCATCGCCCAGCAGACGGTGGACATCTACCGTTCTCTGCTCTAG
- the glgC gene encoding glucose-1-phosphate adenylyltransferase — translation MRSHANVLAIVLAGGEGKRLFPLTADRAKPAVPFGGAYRLIDFVLSNLANAGFLKIAVLTQYKSHSLDRHISQSWQLSGPTSQYIASVPAQQRLGKRWYMGSADALLQSLNLIYDEKPEYVIVFGADHVYRMDPGQMLDDHIASGKTATVAGIRVPRAEATAFGCIQSEADGTITEFLEKPADPPSTPDDPEVTFASMGNYIFTTEALIEALKADEENPDSDHDMGGDIIPWFVDRGEANVYDFSANTVPGDTDRDRGYWRDVGTIDSYYEAHMDLISVHPIFNLYNAKWPIHSTDTNNLPPAKFVQGGIAQSSMVSAGSIISGGTVRNSVLSSDVYIEEGATVEGSVLLPGVRVGRGAVVRHAILDKNVVVREGEIIGVDRVRDESRFKISAGGVVVVAKNSVVGE, via the coding sequence GTGAGAAGCCATGCGAATGTTTTAGCCATTGTTCTTGCCGGTGGAGAAGGTAAACGACTCTTCCCGTTGACTGCGGATCGTGCCAAACCGGCCGTTCCCTTCGGCGGTGCCTACCGGCTCATCGATTTCGTGCTGTCGAATCTGGCGAATGCCGGATTCCTCAAGATTGCGGTGTTGACGCAGTACAAGTCACACTCTCTTGACCGGCACATTTCGCAGTCGTGGCAGCTCTCCGGTCCCACCAGTCAGTACATTGCCTCGGTTCCGGCGCAGCAGCGCCTGGGCAAGCGCTGGTACATGGGTTCCGCTGACGCCCTGCTGCAGTCCCTCAACCTCATCTATGATGAAAAGCCCGAGTATGTGATCGTCTTCGGCGCCGACCATGTGTACCGCATGGATCCGGGCCAGATGCTCGATGATCACATCGCCTCCGGCAAGACCGCCACCGTGGCCGGTATCCGTGTCCCCCGCGCAGAGGCGACCGCCTTCGGTTGCATCCAGTCCGAGGCGGACGGCACCATCACCGAGTTCCTGGAGAAGCCGGCCGACCCGCCGAGCACCCCGGATGACCCGGAGGTCACCTTCGCCTCCATGGGCAACTACATCTTCACCACCGAAGCGCTGATCGAGGCGTTGAAGGCCGATGAGGAGAATCCGGATTCTGACCATGACATGGGCGGTGACATCATCCCCTGGTTCGTCGACCGTGGGGAGGCCAACGTCTATGACTTCTCCGCCAACACCGTCCCGGGCGATACCGACCGGGACCGCGGTTACTGGCGTGACGTGGGCACCATCGACTCCTACTACGAAGCTCACATGGACCTGATCAGCGTCCACCCGATCTTCAACCTCTACAACGCGAAGTGGCCGATCCACTCCACCGACACGAATAACCTGCCCCCGGCGAAGTTCGTCCAGGGTGGCATCGCACAATCCTCCATGGTGTCGGCTGGTTCGATCATCTCCGGTGGCACCGTCCGCAACTCGGTGCTCTCCTCGGACGTCTACATCGAAGAGGGCGCCACTGTTGAGGGTTCGGTCCTGCTGCCGGGCGTGCGCGTCGGCCGTGGCGCGGTGGTCCGCCACGCCATCCTCGACAAGAACGTAGTGGTCCGGGAAGGCGAGATCATCGGTGTCGATCGCGTCCGCGATGAGTCCCGTTTCAAGATCAGTGCCGGCGGCGTCGTTGTCGTAGCCAAGAACAGCGTGGTCGGGGAGTAG
- a CDS encoding O-methyltransferase, protein MTDTAFDALLTYIESTIPGDEVLDAARRDAEEFGLTTPDEVTGQLLSTLTAAAASEKSAGAIAVTPAASVVGLYLLKGLGSNGMLTCIDPEVEHQRQAKQIFRAAGFSPSRVRFLPSRPLDVMGRLAHGSYQLVYGEVSPLDLNALVKTAWPLLSPGGVLVLPDVLLDGTLADESRKDRATVAVREALEYVDTLEDALITRLPLGAGMMLISRRP, encoded by the coding sequence GTGACTGACACGGCATTTGACGCACTGCTTACCTACATCGAATCGACCATCCCCGGTGATGAGGTCCTCGACGCCGCCCGCCGCGACGCCGAGGAATTCGGGCTGACGACTCCTGATGAGGTCACCGGGCAACTCCTGAGCACCCTCACCGCGGCCGCTGCCTCCGAGAAGTCGGCCGGGGCCATTGCGGTGACCCCGGCGGCCAGCGTGGTCGGCCTTTACCTGCTCAAGGGGCTCGGCAGCAATGGCATGCTGACCTGCATCGACCCTGAGGTGGAACATCAGCGCCAGGCGAAGCAGATCTTCCGGGCGGCTGGCTTCTCCCCCTCCCGGGTCCGTTTCCTGCCTTCCCGCCCCCTGGATGTGATGGGCCGGCTGGCGCATGGGTCCTACCAGCTGGTCTACGGCGAGGTTTCCCCGCTGGATCTGAACGCCCTGGTCAAGACCGCCTGGCCGCTGCTCTCCCCCGGGGGCGTGCTGGTGCTTCCCGATGTCCTGCTCGACGGCACCCTGGCCGATGAGTCCCGCAAGGACCGGGCCACCGTAGCGGTCCGTGAGGCCCTGGAATACGTTGACACCCTCGAGGATGCCCTGATCACCCGGCTCCCCCTCGGTGCCGGCATGATGCTGATCAGCCGCCGCCCATAA
- the sigE gene encoding RNA polymerase sigma factor SigE, whose product MKKKARTAEAAEVQPPAVPHGDGEEQLSGTAAFDAGQGDMPSWSALVQEHADSVYRLAFRLSGNQHDAEDLTQETFMRVFRSLKSYQAGTFEGWLHRITTNLFLDMVRHRNKIRMEALPEDYERVPGNEATPEQAFTIANLDPVLQSALDQLSPDFRVAVVLCDVVGMSYDEIADTVGVKMGTVRSRIHRGRSQLRSALEAAAETNEDVQILLPTR is encoded by the coding sequence ATGAAGAAGAAGGCACGCACCGCTGAGGCCGCCGAAGTCCAGCCCCCCGCCGTTCCCCACGGGGATGGTGAGGAACAGCTGAGCGGAACCGCCGCCTTCGACGCCGGACAAGGTGACATGCCCTCCTGGTCAGCGCTGGTGCAGGAGCACGCCGACAGCGTCTACCGTCTCGCCTTCCGACTCTCCGGAAACCAGCATGATGCCGAGGATCTCACCCAGGAAACCTTCATGCGGGTCTTCCGCTCCCTCAAGAGCTACCAGGCCGGCACTTTCGAGGGTTGGCTGCACCGCATCACCACGAACCTCTTCCTTGACATGGTCCGACACCGCAACAAGATCCGCATGGAGGCCCTCCCGGAGGATTATGAACGGGTCCCGGGCAATGAGGCCACCCCGGAGCAGGCCTTCACCATCGCGAACCTGGACCCGGTGCTGCAGTCCGCGCTGGACCAGCTCAGCCCGGACTTCCGCGTCGCAGTCGTGCTCTGTGATGTGGTCGGTATGAGTTATGACGAGATCGCCGACACCGTGGGCGTGAAGATGGGAACGGTGCGCAGTCGCATCCACCGCGGCCGCAGCCAGCTGCGTTCCGCCCTGGAAGCTGCCGCCGAAACCAATGAGGATGTCCAGATCCTGCTCCCGACCCGTTAA
- a CDS encoding anti-sigma factor family protein — protein sequence MASKVMESKQRVKAKGKRFASVDHLGPEALAAYVDEELSAGATHRARVHLVHCPECRAEVRRQQGAAEAIRESNGFHQLRAPSDLMAKLAGIEKSCPEGPGAEGGVCEPESLLDKIDIMVRLVRRRQG from the coding sequence TTGGCTTCCAAAGTGATGGAGTCGAAGCAACGGGTTAAAGCGAAGGGCAAGAGGTTCGCTTCGGTGGATCATCTGGGCCCGGAAGCTCTCGCCGCGTATGTGGATGAAGAGCTGTCGGCGGGAGCCACCCACCGTGCCAGGGTCCACCTGGTGCACTGTCCTGAATGCCGTGCCGAGGTCAGGCGCCAGCAGGGGGCTGCTGAGGCCATCCGGGAATCCAACGGTTTCCACCAGCTACGCGCTCCCAGTGATTTGATGGCCAAGCTCGCCGGAATCGAGAAGTCCTGCCCGGAGGGGCCGGGGGCAGAGGGTGGCGTCTGCGAACCGGAGAGTCTCCTGGATAAGATCGACATCATGGTTCGGCTGGTGCGTCGCCGTCAGGGCTGA